The following coding sequences are from one Beggiatoa alba B18LD window:
- the yidD gene encoding membrane protein insertion efficiency factor YidD produces MQKVLILLIQGYRLFISPYLGQHCRFHPSCSEYAQIAIREHGVLSGLWLAIRRLLRCNPWHEGGYDPVPERRKPDQHG; encoded by the coding sequence ATGCAAAAAGTCCTGATTCTTCTCATTCAAGGCTATCGTCTTTTCATTAGCCCTTATCTGGGGCAACATTGTCGATTCCACCCAAGCTGTTCTGAATATGCCCAAATAGCCATCCGTGAACACGGGGTGCTGTCTGGTTTGTGGCTGGCTATTAGACGCTTGCTCCGTTGTAACCCTTGGCATGAGGGTGGTTATGACCCTGTGCCTGAGCGAAGGAAACCTGATCAACATGGATAA
- the mnmG gene encoding tRNA uridine-5-carboxymethylaminomethyl(34) synthesis enzyme MnmG, whose amino-acid sequence MKYPEHFDVIVIGGGHAGTEAALAAARMGTKTLLLTHNVETLGAMSCNPAIGGIGKGHLVKEIDALGGIMGRAADVSGIQFRTLNASKGPAVRATRAQIDRQLYKVAVRRAIESQANLQLFQQAVDDLIVEDNRVIGAVTQSGIQFYAHSVILTAGTFLAGLIHIGLSNYQAGRAGDPPAIALAHRLRELPLRVDRLKTGTPPRIDSRSINFTELVPQHGDTPTPVFSFMGDISHHPRQVPCYITHTNERTHEIIRSGLDRSPLYTGVIEGVGPRYCPSIEDKIMRFADKSSHQIFLEPEGLDTFEIYPNGISTSLPFDIQLGLVRSMKGCENAHITRAGYAIEYDFFDPRDLKPSLETKAIEGLFFAGQINGTTGYEEAAAQGLIAGLNAGLFVQDKPAWTPRRDEAYMGVLVDDLITRGTNEPYRMFTSRAEYRLLLREDNADLRLTAKGRELGLIDDVQWQAFEEKQEAIIKEQQRLAGIWVRPDPQLAEQLGTELRREVNCMDLLRRPEMTYDKLRQLPQLAPAVADPKVAEQVEIQAKYSGYIERQETEIARSRRYEEAQLSPDLDYSKVLGLSAEVRQKLTQHRPTSVGQASRIAGVTPAAISLLLVHLKRQPVKWSA is encoded by the coding sequence ATGAAATATCCCGAGCACTTTGATGTCATCGTAATTGGTGGCGGACACGCAGGCACAGAAGCCGCACTCGCAGCAGCACGTATGGGCACAAAAACCCTCCTGCTCACCCACAATGTAGAAACCCTCGGCGCAATGTCCTGCAACCCCGCCATCGGCGGCATCGGCAAAGGACACCTCGTCAAAGAAATCGACGCACTTGGGGGCATCATGGGACGCGCCGCCGATGTCAGCGGGATTCAATTCCGCACCCTGAACGCCAGCAAAGGCCCCGCCGTCCGCGCCACCCGCGCCCAAATCGACCGCCAACTGTATAAAGTCGCCGTGCGCCGCGCCATCGAAAGCCAAGCCAACTTACAACTGTTTCAACAAGCCGTTGACGACTTAATTGTCGAAGACAACCGCGTCATCGGCGCAGTCACCCAATCAGGCATTCAATTTTACGCGCACAGCGTCATCCTCACCGCAGGCACATTCTTAGCAGGCTTAATCCACATCGGTTTAAGCAATTACCAAGCAGGACGTGCAGGCGACCCACCCGCTATCGCGCTCGCTCATCGTTTACGGGAATTACCCTTGCGCGTTGACCGCTTAAAAACAGGCACGCCCCCACGTATCGACAGCCGTAGCATCAACTTTACCGAACTCGTCCCGCAACACGGCGACACGCCAACCCCTGTTTTTTCCTTTATGGGTGACATCAGCCACCATCCGCGCCAAGTGCCTTGTTACATCACGCACACGAATGAAAGAACCCATGAGATTATTCGTTCAGGGCTAGACCGTTCACCGCTTTACACAGGCGTGATTGAAGGCGTAGGCCCGCGCTATTGCCCGTCGATTGAAGACAAAATTATGCGTTTTGCGGATAAATCTTCACATCAAATTTTCTTAGAACCTGAAGGCTTAGATACCTTTGAAATTTATCCGAATGGAATTTCTACCAGTTTACCGTTTGATATTCAGCTCGGACTTGTGCGCTCAATGAAAGGCTGTGAAAACGCCCACATCACCCGCGCAGGCTATGCGATTGAATACGACTTTTTTGACCCGCGTGATTTAAAACCCAGCTTAGAAACCAAAGCGATAGAAGGTTTATTCTTTGCAGGACAAATTAACGGCACAACAGGCTATGAAGAAGCCGCCGCACAAGGTTTAATTGCGGGTTTAAATGCAGGCTTATTTGTACAGGATAAACCTGCATGGACACCGCGCCGCGATGAAGCCTACATGGGCGTGTTAGTGGATGACTTAATTACTCGTGGGACTAATGAACCTTATCGGATGTTTACCAGTCGCGCTGAATATCGCTTGCTATTACGCGAAGATAACGCGGATTTACGCTTAACCGCAAAAGGACGTGAATTAGGCTTAATCGATGACGTACAGTGGCAAGCCTTTGAAGAAAAACAAGAGGCGATTATTAAGGAACAACAACGTTTAGCAGGCATTTGGGTACGTCCTGACCCTCAATTAGCCGAACAATTGGGGACGGAATTACGTCGAGAAGTGAATTGTATGGATTTATTGCGTCGTCCTGAAATGACTTACGACAAACTGCGCCAACTGCCTCAACTTGCGCCCGCTGTTGCAGACCCTAAAGTAGCGGAGCAGGTGGAAATTCAAGCGAAATATAGCGGTTATATTGAACGTCAAGAAACCGAGATAGCCCGTTCACGTCGTTATGAGGAAGCGCAATTATCGCCTGATTTGGACTATAGCAAGGTGTTAGGCTTATCTGCAGAAGTTCGGCAAAAACTGACACAACACCGTCCGACAAGCGTCGGTCAAGCCTCGCGCATCGCGGGTGTTACTCCTGCAGCAATTTCTTTATTGCTTGTTCATTTAAAACGCCAGCCTGTGAAGTGGTCGGCTTAG
- the rnpA gene encoding ribonuclease P protein component, with protein sequence MDDSTRYVFSRQQRLLKAADFKKVFEKSYKSGDRYFTVLARANGLSQARLGLAIAKKQMKLAVMRNRVKRLARESFRLHQHTLAGLDCVVLARQNLADIENATLLCSLIRHWRFLAAQCKKS encoded by the coding sequence ATGGACGATTCAACGCGCTATGTGTTTAGCCGTCAGCAACGTTTGTTAAAAGCCGCTGACTTTAAGAAAGTTTTTGAGAAATCTTATAAATCGGGTGATCGCTATTTTACAGTGCTTGCCCGCGCTAATGGTCTTTCTCAGGCTCGTTTAGGGTTAGCGATTGCCAAAAAGCAGATGAAATTGGCGGTTATGCGTAATCGGGTGAAACGGTTAGCGCGTGAAAGTTTCCGCCTTCATCAACATACTTTGGCAGGATTAGATTGTGTTGTATTAGCCCGCCAAAATTTAGCCGACATAGAAAATGCTACGCTGTTATGTTCATTAATAAGGCATTGGCGGTTTTTAGCCGCGCAATGCAAAAAGTCCTGA
- the rpmH gene encoding 50S ribosomal protein L34 encodes MKRTFQPSVLVRKRRHGFRARMQTRGGRLVLKSRREKGRHRLSA; translated from the coding sequence ATGAAAAGAACCTTCCAACCCAGCGTATTAGTGCGTAAACGTCGCCATGGCTTCCGTGCACGGATGCAAACTCGTGGCGGTCGTTTAGTATTAAAATCCCGTCGTGAAAAAGGTCGGCATCGTTTAAGTGCTTAA
- the vapC gene encoding type II toxin-antitoxin system VapC family toxin — MLLIDSSVWIDFFNGKPTTQTLYLRDDAERDQILLGDLILCEVLQGFKNEKDHKAARELLLSFAYQNMVGQQIALQSVDYFRYLRQQGVTVRKTIDVLIATFCIVNEHELLHADRDFDMIEKYLPLKVKHP; from the coding sequence ATGCTATTGATTGATAGCTCGGTATGGATAGATTTCTTCAATGGCAAGCCGACTACACAAACTTTATATTTACGAGACGATGCGGAGCGCGACCAAATTTTATTGGGCGATTTGATTTTGTGCGAGGTTTTACAAGGTTTTAAAAACGAGAAAGACCATAAAGCGGCGCGTGAATTATTATTAAGTTTTGCTTATCAAAATATGGTAGGACAACAAATAGCTCTCCAATCTGTAGATTATTTCCGCTATTTGCGTCAGCAAGGTGTTACGGTACGTAAAACAATTGATGTTCTCATTGCGACCTTTTGTATTGTGAATGAACATGAGTTGTTACATGCTGACCGCGATTTTGACATGATAGAAAAGTATCTTCCTTTAAAAGTTAAACATCCCTAA
- a CDS encoding NAD(P)-dependent methylenetetrahydromethanopterin dehydrogenase, with protein MEKAAILHVFTPEKNVSPFDVNMAIDAGFEHIIPYTSVEVSEIAGLVQDAIFSRGPKGVKRTGIFIGGRDIAVADDMLRQAKQAMVPPFEASVMLDPSGSATTAAGLVALVIKSLKTYQKTLEGAQVAIFGGTGPVGLCAGVIAARCGAQVHIVSHRGMEGALKLVDAYSTRYTVKLLPADGSTPKKRLELLEQVNVVMSTAKAGVQVLTADDLLQAKHLLVAADVNAVPPEGIAGVGVMDNGKPLNTPLQAKAIGALAIGNVKYQVQHNLLKQMLATDKPVYLELPSAFELACQLSA; from the coding sequence ATGGAAAAGGCTGCTATCCTTCACGTTTTCACCCCCGAAAAAAATGTAAGTCCTTTCGATGTCAACATGGCAATTGATGCGGGATTTGAACATATCATTCCCTATACTTCCGTTGAAGTCAGCGAAATAGCAGGACTAGTTCAAGACGCGATTTTTTCCAGAGGACCTAAAGGGGTAAAACGGACGGGTATCTTTATCGGCGGACGCGATATCGCTGTTGCAGACGACATGCTAAGACAAGCAAAGCAAGCAATGGTTCCCCCTTTTGAAGCCTCTGTTATGTTAGACCCCAGCGGTTCAGCCACCACTGCTGCAGGTCTTGTTGCCCTCGTTATCAAATCGCTAAAAACCTATCAAAAAACCTTAGAAGGCGCACAAGTCGCTATTTTTGGCGGGACAGGCCCCGTCGGACTCTGTGCAGGCGTAATTGCTGCCCGTTGTGGGGCGCAAGTGCATATTGTCAGCCATCGCGGTATGGAAGGCGCACTTAAACTCGTCGATGCCTACAGTACCCGCTACACCGTCAAACTACTACCCGCAGACGGTAGCACCCCGAAAAAACGCCTTGAACTACTCGAACAAGTCAACGTCGTCATGAGTACCGCAAAAGCAGGCGTACAAGTGCTGACTGCGGACGATTTATTACAAGCTAAACATTTACTCGTTGCCGCCGATGTCAATGCTGTACCACCCGAAGGCATTGCAGGCGTTGGCGTGATGGACAACGGTAAACCCCTCAACACCCCACTACAAGCCAAAGCCATCGGCGCGCTTGCCATTGGTAACGTAAAATATCAAGTACAGCATAATTTATTAAAACAAATGCTGGCAACCGATAAACCCGTTTACCTAGAACTGCCTAGTGCATTCGAATTAGCCTGTCAGCTATCCGCTTAG
- a CDS encoding ATP-grasp domain-containing protein — translation MNCTPLLIVAVSARALAVSAHKAGLATYVLDLFADTDTQRVALAYQQVQAQTYNFDDTDLLEQVHRLCPTNTALVYGSGFEHNPALLAKLAQGRYLYGNTPDILQFIKDPQAFFGLLHRQGIPHPETRLTPPTDTSTGWLVKHIGGTGGYHVQPLKTVITEKKSACYYQRQLAGNPHSVLFLANGKTAEIIGYNEQWINEDFASTPYLYAGAMRVDDMPFQPEITEVVNCIVKETGLKGLCGMDMILNATGFHVLEINPRPPASFELHQIKGNLFYWHLQATMGKLPTSPLAHPRYNRAKRILYALKTLNIPRYPQWSAWTADQPRPNSVIQRGEPICTIFAQGRNCKALILKREQQLQTLLKRWQENTA, via the coding sequence ATGAATTGCACTCCCCTCTTAATTGTGGCGGTTTCTGCCCGTGCGCTGGCAGTTTCTGCTCACAAAGCGGGGCTTGCAACCTATGTACTAGACCTTTTTGCAGACACCGATACGCAACGAGTCGCCTTAGCCTATCAGCAAGTACAAGCCCAGACTTACAACTTTGACGACACCGATTTACTTGAACAAGTTCATCGCCTATGTCCTACAAATACCGCACTCGTCTATGGCTCAGGGTTTGAACACAACCCTGCACTACTTGCCAAACTCGCACAAGGGCGATACCTATACGGCAATACACCCGACATCTTACAATTTATCAAAGACCCACAAGCCTTTTTCGGATTATTACACCGCCAAGGGATTCCACACCCAGAAACCCGCTTAACCCCACCAACCGACACATCAACAGGCTGGCTAGTGAAACATATCGGCGGAACAGGTGGCTACCATGTGCAACCGTTAAAAACAGTAATAACAGAAAAAAAATCAGCTTGTTATTATCAACGGCAATTAGCAGGCAATCCCCACTCCGTACTATTTCTTGCCAATGGGAAAACGGCTGAAATCATAGGCTATAACGAACAATGGATAAATGAAGACTTTGCCAGCACCCCATATTTATACGCAGGCGCAATGCGTGTGGACGACATGCCATTTCAACCCGAAATCACCGAAGTTGTTAATTGCATTGTCAAAGAAACAGGCTTAAAAGGCTTATGCGGCATGGACATGATACTCAATGCAACAGGATTTCATGTCCTAGAAATCAACCCACGCCCGCCCGCCAGTTTTGAACTACACCAAATAAAAGGCAATCTATTTTACTGGCACTTACAAGCCACAATGGGCAAATTACCCACAAGCCCACTGGCACACCCGCGTTATAACCGCGCAAAACGCATTTTATACGCGCTAAAAACCCTAAATATCCCACGTTACCCCCAATGGTCAGCGTGGACAGCCGACCAACCACGCCCCAACAGCGTGATACAACGTGGCGAACCCATTTGCACTATTTTTGCCCAAGGCAGAAATTGCAAAGCATTAATTCTTAAACGTGAACAACAACTACAAACACTTTTAAAACGATGGCAGGAGAACACGGCATGA
- the yidC gene encoding membrane protein insertase YidC yields the protein MDNIRLILIFTLLFILLLIYQQWQIDYGQKPVNPAPVATTPLPADGNPVTSQANGLPTVMDKTHQATALPDVPSSQTLLPHQAIVSVETDVLKVAINTVGGDIRQMALPKYPVSLEEPDRPFQLLNDSLPNVFVAQSGLLPAEYAPTHQAIYQVNATQYRLADGEKTLEVVLTWRNEQGIQVDKIYTFTRGSYVVNVKHRVHNNGETPWQVRQYAQFQRTQVAEQGQSSFIHTYMGGAIASPSSLYEKLSFSDISDDKLNQEKRQGWANGWAAMIQHYFVSAWVPNKEEVFNYYTNVIKQGQRYVLGFYGQLETIEPKATHEFNLQFYAGPKIQDDLAALASGLELTVDYGWFWFISQPLFWLLSLLHGMFGNWGWAIIVLTLMIKLAFFHLSATSYKSMANMRRVQPRLMSIKERYGDDRAKMNQALMDLYKKEKINPLGGCLPILVQIPVFIALYWVLLESVELRQASFILWLDDLSRPDPFFVLPLIMGATMLLQHKLNPAPLDPVQQKVMMALPLVFTVFFAFFPSGLVLYWVVNNSLSIAQQWVITKKVVGEVKLD from the coding sequence ATGGATAATATCAGACTCATCCTGATTTTTACCCTGCTATTCATTCTGTTACTGATTTATCAACAATGGCAAATTGATTACGGACAAAAACCCGTTAATCCTGCACCTGTTGCAACAACGCCTTTACCCGCTGATGGGAATCCTGTCACCAGTCAAGCAAATGGCTTGCCTACGGTGATGGATAAAACGCATCAAGCAACTGCGTTGCCAGATGTGCCTTCTAGCCAGACTCTTTTGCCACATCAAGCAATAGTTTCTGTGGAAACAGATGTTTTAAAAGTAGCGATTAATACAGTTGGTGGTGACATTCGTCAAATGGCATTGCCAAAGTATCCCGTCAGTTTAGAAGAACCTGATAGACCTTTTCAGTTATTAAATGACAGCTTGCCGAATGTTTTTGTCGCACAATCAGGGTTATTACCTGCCGAATATGCCCCCACGCATCAAGCGATTTATCAAGTCAATGCGACTCAATATCGTTTAGCCGATGGGGAAAAAACGTTAGAAGTTGTCTTAACTTGGCGTAATGAACAAGGGATTCAAGTCGATAAAATCTACACCTTTACACGGGGTAGTTATGTCGTCAATGTTAAACACCGTGTCCACAATAACGGCGAAACGCCTTGGCAAGTTCGGCAATATGCGCAATTTCAACGCACCCAAGTTGCAGAGCAAGGACAATCAAGTTTTATTCATACCTATATGGGCGGTGCAATTGCAAGTCCCAGCAGTTTGTACGAAAAACTGTCTTTTTCTGACATCAGCGATGACAAATTAAATCAAGAGAAACGCCAAGGCTGGGCAAATGGTTGGGCTGCCATGATTCAGCATTATTTTGTCAGTGCGTGGGTTCCGAATAAAGAAGAAGTCTTTAATTACTATACCAATGTCATTAAACAAGGTCAGCGTTATGTCTTAGGGTTTTATGGGCAACTTGAGACTATCGAGCCAAAAGCAACGCATGAGTTTAATTTGCAATTCTACGCAGGGCCTAAGATTCAAGATGACCTTGCCGCATTAGCTTCAGGATTAGAATTAACCGTTGATTACGGTTGGTTCTGGTTTATTTCTCAACCTTTATTCTGGTTACTGTCTTTATTACATGGCATGTTTGGTAATTGGGGTTGGGCGATTATTGTTTTAACGCTCATGATTAAATTGGCATTTTTCCATCTTTCTGCAACCAGCTATAAATCGATGGCGAATATGCGTCGGGTGCAACCGCGTTTAATGTCCATTAAAGAACGTTATGGCGATGACCGCGCAAAGATGAATCAAGCCTTGATGGATTTGTACAAAAAGGAAAAAATTAACCCATTAGGCGGTTGTTTGCCCATTCTGGTACAAATTCCTGTCTTTATCGCGCTTTACTGGGTACTGTTAGAAAGTGTCGAATTACGTCAAGCCAGTTTTATTTTATGGCTGGATGACTTATCCCGCCCCGACCCTTTCTTTGTATTGCCGTTAATTATGGGTGCGACCATGTTATTGCAACATAAATTAAACCCCGCACCGTTAGACCCTGTGCAACAAAAAGTAATGATGGCATTACCGCTCGTCTTTACCGTCTTTTTTGCCTTCTTCCCGTCTGGTTTAGTGTTATATTGGGTTGTGAATAACAGCTTATCTATTGCACAACAATGGGTTATCACTAAAAAAGTGGTTGGTGAAGTCAAACTCGACTGA
- the dnaA gene encoding chromosomal replication initiator protein DnaA yields the protein MVSTKLWNECLKTLERELSGQDFNVWIRPLQALEDTQTLRLLAPNRFVMDYVKQNYAEQINALLMRLRPSGTPQLTLQVGNSRVSVNSSPATAVSKSSLLNHAVTSQAIPVAQETFTTHLNAKLLFSHFVSGNSNRIALSAAKQVAQEQGIYNPLFIYGGVGLGKTHLIHAVGNQILQKQPQSRVLYVPSERFVSEMVKALHEKKMNEFKRHYRSVDTLLIDDVQFFMNKAQSQEELFHTFNYLFDNQKQIIFTSDRPPQNLQGIEERLKSRFSCGLAVAVEQPDLETRVAILHSKAQIAQTRLPEEVAYFMAQHIQSNVRELEGALHRIIATARFTNSPITLTSAQETLKDLINQTQSHLITLAAIQKIVADYFRVPVSTMRSRQRSRQIARPRQIAMSLAKELTQHSLPEIGDAFGGRDHSTVLYSYRTVAKLKTADSQVQRDYSHLLERLTH from the coding sequence TTGGTATCCACAAAACTGTGGAATGAGTGTCTAAAAACCTTAGAGCGAGAGCTGTCAGGGCAAGACTTTAATGTTTGGATACGCCCGTTGCAAGCCCTCGAAGATACTCAAACTCTACGACTCCTTGCTCCGAATCGGTTTGTCATGGATTATGTTAAGCAAAATTATGCTGAACAAATCAATGCACTGCTGATGCGTTTGCGCCCTAGTGGTACACCACAGTTAACGCTTCAAGTTGGGAATAGCCGTGTCTCCGTGAATAGTTCACCAGCCACAGCTGTATCAAAAAGTTCATTGCTAAACCACGCTGTTACCAGTCAAGCAATCCCAGTCGCTCAAGAGACTTTTACAACCCATCTCAATGCAAAATTACTGTTTAGTCATTTCGTCTCGGGAAATTCAAACCGTATTGCGTTATCTGCCGCAAAACAAGTGGCACAAGAACAAGGGATTTATAACCCTTTGTTTATTTATGGTGGTGTAGGCTTAGGTAAAACACATCTGATTCATGCGGTTGGCAATCAAATTTTACAAAAACAACCCCAATCACGAGTGCTTTACGTTCCCTCTGAACGTTTTGTCAGTGAAATGGTAAAAGCCTTGCATGAAAAGAAAATGAATGAATTTAAACGTCATTATCGATCAGTGGATACTTTACTCATTGATGATGTACAGTTTTTTATGAATAAAGCACAATCCCAAGAAGAGCTATTTCATACCTTTAATTATTTATTTGATAATCAAAAACAAATCATTTTTACCAGTGACCGCCCCCCGCAAAACTTACAAGGCATTGAAGAAAGATTAAAATCACGTTTTAGCTGTGGATTAGCGGTTGCTGTAGAACAACCTGACTTAGAAACACGGGTTGCGATACTGCATAGTAAAGCGCAAATTGCACAAACGCGCTTACCTGAAGAAGTGGCTTATTTCATGGCACAACATATTCAATCTAATGTTAGAGAGCTAGAAGGGGCTTTGCACCGTATTATTGCGACCGCACGTTTTACAAATTCCCCTATTACGCTAACGAGTGCCCAAGAAACCTTAAAAGACCTGATTAATCAAACACAATCACACTTAATAACCTTAGCAGCTATTCAAAAAATCGTCGCGGATTATTTCCGTGTACCAGTTTCGACCATGCGTTCTCGGCAACGCAGTCGACAAATTGCTCGTCCGCGTCAAATTGCCATGAGTTTAGCAAAAGAACTCACACAACACAGTTTGCCCGAAATCGGTGATGCTTTTGGTGGGCGTGACCACAGCACCGTCCTATATAGCTATCGCACGGTTGCTAAACTAAAAACCGCTGATTCACAAGTGCAACGTGATTACAGCCATTTATTAGAACGACTGACACATTAA
- a CDS encoding type II toxin-antitoxin system VapB family antitoxin — protein MNTLLHIDEQLIQQALQLTGLHNPQSVVEMALKELVTRRKTDKLSQAFGQYCWDGDLEMMRNDSHAID, from the coding sequence ATGAACACACTTTTGCATATAGATGAGCAATTGATACAGCAGGCTTTGCAATTGACGGGTTTGCATAATCCGCAATCGGTTGTTGAAATGGCTTTGAAAGAATTGGTGACACGTAGAAAAACGGATAAATTAAGCCAAGCCTTTGGGCAATATTGCTGGGATGGCGATTTAGAAATGATGCGGAATGATAGTCATGCTATTGATTGA
- the mch gene encoding methenyltetrahydromethanopterin cyclohydrolase, producing MNSRISINALTQPLVTQLLKDAEKLHLIVEKPHCTIIDAGINAIGGIQAGLRIAEICLGGLGHVNLSNSGQGTWSWQIQVNTSNPVLACLGSQYAGWSLSHEKFYALGSGAGRILAQKEPLFNELGLTDNATNTTLVLEVDKIPPQEIIDKIVQDCHLPSAEALTLILTPTRSLAGCVQIVARVLEVAMHKVHTLHFPLERVIDGMGSAPLPPPAKDFVTAMGRTNDAILFGGQVQLFVTGDDSDAKQLAEQLPSSASRDYGRPFAEIFKDYKYDFFQIDPLLFSPAKVTITALESGRSFHAGQIDLQGLAKSFGE from the coding sequence ATGAACAGCCGCATCAGCATCAACGCACTTACACAACCGCTAGTTACCCAACTGCTCAAAGATGCAGAAAAATTACATTTAATCGTCGAAAAACCCCACTGCACCATCATCGATGCAGGCATTAATGCTATTGGTGGCATACAAGCAGGTTTACGCATTGCCGAAATTTGCCTAGGCGGACTCGGTCACGTCAACCTCAGCAACTCAGGACAAGGGACATGGTCATGGCAAATACAAGTCAACACCAGTAACCCTGTTCTTGCCTGCTTAGGTAGCCAATACGCGGGCTGGAGCTTAAGCCACGAAAAATTTTACGCGCTCGGCTCAGGTGCAGGACGTATTCTTGCCCAAAAAGAACCCCTATTCAATGAATTGGGACTAACTGATAACGCAACCAATACAACTCTTGTACTTGAAGTTGATAAAATTCCCCCGCAAGAAATTATCGACAAAATTGTACAAGACTGCCATTTACCCTCTGCCGAAGCCCTCACCCTCATTCTAACTCCGACTCGTAGCCTTGCAGGCTGTGTACAAATTGTTGCCCGTGTCCTAGAAGTCGCTATGCATAAAGTCCATACCCTCCATTTTCCCTTAGAACGGGTTATTGACGGCATGGGTAGTGCTCCCCTTCCACCGCCCGCAAAAGACTTTGTCACCGCAATGGGACGCACAAACGACGCAATTCTATTCGGTGGACAGGTACAACTATTCGTGACAGGTGACGACAGCGACGCAAAACAACTTGCCGAACAACTGCCAAGCAGTGCCTCCCGCGACTACGGCAGACCCTTTGCGGAAATTTTCAAAGATTACAAATACGATTTTTTCCAAATAGACCCCCTGTTATTCAGCCCTGCAAAAGTCACAATTACCGCCTTAGAAAGCGGTCGCAGTTTCCATGCAGGACAAATTGATTTACAAGGGTTAGCGAAATCATTTGGAGAGTAG
- the dnaN gene encoding DNA polymerase III subunit beta: protein MKLAIIRKDLINPLKMVNGAVEPRQTLPILGNTLVEVKGQTLHLTATDAEIEISCCIPLEAESDVVEGRTTIPARKFLDICRSLGDNSLIEIQAEPDNRAVIKSGRSRFTLSTLNADEFPTLSADKQSETTLRFTFEIAQRTLRDLLAQTQFSMAQQDVRYYLNGLLFDLTPGELAVVATDGHRLAMAKESFNLEGVEPTQVIIPRKAVNELARMLGDNADTQITVSVYENYIKFAFADRLVLSSKLIDGRFPDYRGVIPAYPDKFMLAHCDLLKQALSRASILSNEKYKGVRLSFNPQRLIITARNPEQEEAEEELEVEYTGEAFEIGFNVTYLLDVLNAITTKEVEFCFGDTNASCLIRPKEIDQTKYVIMPMRL from the coding sequence ATGAAATTAGCAATAATTCGTAAAGACCTAATAAATCCTTTAAAAATGGTCAATGGGGCAGTTGAGCCTCGTCAAACCTTGCCAATTTTAGGTAATACCCTTGTTGAGGTAAAAGGACAAACCTTGCATTTAACGGCAACAGATGCAGAAATAGAGATTTCTTGCTGTATTCCATTAGAAGCAGAAAGTGATGTAGTCGAAGGGCGTACAACCATACCTGCCCGTAAATTCTTAGATATTTGTCGCTCTTTAGGGGATAACTCGCTGATTGAAATTCAAGCAGAGCCAGATAATCGGGCGGTGATTAAATCAGGACGCAGTCGTTTTACCCTATCAACGTTAAATGCAGACGAATTTCCGACCCTTTCTGCTGATAAACAATCTGAAACAACATTGCGTTTTACCTTTGAAATTGCTCAGCGCACCCTCCGCGATTTATTAGCACAAACACAATTTTCTATGGCACAACAGGATGTCCGTTATTATTTAAACGGTTTATTGTTTGATTTAACGCCTGGAGAATTAGCCGTTGTTGCGACCGATGGGCATCGCCTAGCGATGGCAAAGGAAAGTTTCAACTTAGAAGGCGTAGAACCGACACAAGTCATTATCCCTCGTAAAGCCGTCAATGAACTAGCACGGATGTTAGGTGACAATGCAGACACTCAAATAACCGTCTCTGTTTACGAAAACTACATTAAATTCGCCTTTGCGGACCGTCTTGTATTAAGTAGCAAATTAATCGATGGACGCTTTCCTGATTATCGTGGTGTCATCCCTGCATACCCTGATAAATTCATGTTGGCGCATTGCGACCTGTTAAAACAAGCATTATCTCGTGCCTCTATTCTTTCTAATGAAAAATATAAAGGGGTACGCTTAAGTTTTAATCCACAACGCTTGATTATTACCGCTCGAAATCCTGAGCAAGAAGAGGCTGAGGAAGAGTTAGAAGTTGAATATACGGGAGAAGCCTTTGAAATTGGCTTTAACGTTACCTATTTATTAGACGTATTAAATGCGATTACGACAAAAGAAGTTGAATTCTGCTTTGGTGATACAAATGCGAGTTGTCTCATTCGTCCGAAAGAAATTGATCAAACGAAGTACGTCATTATGCCCATGCGTTTATAA